A DNA window from Thiothrix subterranea contains the following coding sequences:
- a CDS encoding phage/plasmid replication protein, II/X family encodes MNHNNKSNWVMFDNIIFTIDWSHPDQPAVTNGETTLAHVKGYFKTEHLAVHAPCLATKSQPLAEVRHPHPTDFLKGGKVERFAPSYVTVRSLINSETGEWNTGFEFDGSLIKHLQGHNVWGSDNLEQIVKDTFFSVLNSINPELIKLHDWDTQKQTIKFSRIDINASYDLGSFDNVFNWLQDAYKASSLKNRGRACFPNPKKAQEPTKEELTTLYWGTLNGKTKQADWYLKAYHKHTQIVETEPLIWVHDYNEKIFNEPRLPTPPDAQAYAEKALRVEITLKTKELKRKKLHALTDWQGVNVYDLFKHYTSRLSFDLSQMDKSIPNYDKLPTATKAVFMDWFNTKHLEKLYRHSTLERHRKIIRDITGHDILKQQCNPVDHVDFYDIHGNEPMGNPNTPDHKSVVEAKGARVIAAFMEKSNATSKSFKKKPTQKKKFTAQKVDQTTTRADIG; translated from the coding sequence TTGAATCATAACAACAAATCAAACTGGGTGATGTTCGACAACATCATTTTCACAATTGATTGGTCGCATCCTGATCAACCAGCCGTGACTAACGGCGAGACAACACTAGCCCACGTCAAGGGCTACTTCAAAACTGAACATCTGGCTGTCCATGCACCTTGTTTAGCTACCAAGAGCCAACCTCTTGCTGAGGTACGCCATCCACACCCAACAGACTTTCTCAAAGGCGGCAAGGTAGAACGCTTTGCACCATCATACGTTACTGTCCGGTCGCTCATTAATAGCGAAACTGGAGAATGGAACACAGGCTTCGAGTTCGACGGTAGCCTAATCAAGCACTTGCAAGGGCATAACGTCTGGGGTAGCGATAATCTTGAGCAAATCGTCAAGGATACCTTCTTCTCAGTTCTGAACAGCATCAACCCTGAGCTTATCAAGCTGCACGATTGGGACACTCAGAAGCAAACCATCAAGTTTAGTCGTATAGACATCAATGCCTCTTATGATTTGGGGTCATTCGATAACGTGTTTAACTGGCTACAGGACGCTTACAAGGCATCCTCCCTTAAGAATCGTGGTCGTGCTTGCTTCCCGAATCCCAAGAAAGCACAAGAGCCTACCAAGGAAGAGCTAACAACACTCTACTGGGGAACGCTCAACGGCAAAACCAAACAGGCTGACTGGTATCTCAAGGCGTATCACAAGCACACTCAGATTGTTGAGACTGAACCACTCATCTGGGTGCATGACTACAACGAGAAGATATTCAACGAGCCACGACTACCTACGCCACCTGATGCACAGGCATACGCTGAGAAGGCTCTACGGGTCGAGATTACCTTAAAAACCAAAGAGCTGAAACGTAAGAAGCTCCATGCGCTCACTGATTGGCAAGGGGTCAACGTCTACGATCTGTTTAAGCACTACACAAGCCGCCTGAGCTTTGATCTGTCGCAGATGGACAAGTCTATTCCCAACTACGATAAGCTGCCTACTGCTACAAAAGCAGTCTTCATGGACTGGTTCAACACCAAACACCTAGAGAAATTGTATAGACATTCCACACTGGAGCGTCATCGCAAGATCATCAGAGACATCACTGGGCATGACATCCTTAAGCAGCAGTGCAATCCAGTTGACCATGTAGACTTTTACGACATCCACGGCAATGAGCCTATGGGCAATCCTAATACACCTGACCATAAGTCAGTTGTAGAAGCTAAGGGGGCAAGGGTCATAGCTGCGTTTATGGAGAAATCAAATGCAACGTCTAAAAGTTTTAAGAAAAAACCTACACAAAAGAAAAAATTTACAGCGCAAAAGGTTGATCAGACCACAACCAGAGCGGACATAGGATAA
- a CDS encoding integron integrase, with protein MSKLLDEIASVIRLRNYSLKTEKAYIGWIRKFIIYHGKQHPKDLTSKHVEGYISYLVNTRGVSVSTSKQAFNSIMFMYNQVLKIQLDYMDNIAKSKRPQKMPEVLSQEELAAVFSHLKGMHLLICRLLYGTGCRLMEIMELRVKDIAFDRNQIMIKQGKGNKDRVTPLPLSLKEELQNHLVKVKKLHDNDLANGFGTVFLPQGLEKKYNSKDYGWQWVFPSGKLSVCPQTQLVRRWHIHETNIQKALREAGKQAGLNKNMHPHLLRHTFATYLLEKGTDIVTIQKLLGHSDISTTAIYLHVARTGGAGVISPLDM; from the coding sequence ATGTCAAAGCTACTAGACGAAATTGCATCTGTAATCAGACTGCGCAACTATTCCCTAAAGACTGAGAAGGCTTATATAGGCTGGATCAGGAAGTTTATTATTTATCATGGAAAACAACACCCTAAAGACCTGACGAGTAAGCACGTAGAAGGCTATATCAGTTATCTGGTAAACACTCGTGGCGTGAGTGTCAGCACCAGCAAGCAAGCATTTAACAGCATTATGTTTATGTATAATCAGGTACTTAAGATACAACTGGACTACATGGACAACATAGCCAAGAGCAAACGACCCCAGAAGATGCCTGAGGTTCTAAGTCAGGAAGAGTTAGCCGCTGTGTTCTCACATCTAAAAGGTATGCACTTGCTTATCTGTCGTCTACTGTATGGCACTGGATGCCGACTGATGGAAATCATGGAGCTAAGGGTTAAGGACATTGCGTTTGACCGCAACCAGATCATGATCAAACAGGGCAAGGGGAACAAGGATAGAGTAACGCCGTTGCCACTATCACTGAAGGAAGAGCTTCAGAATCACTTAGTCAAGGTGAAAAAACTACATGACAACGATTTAGCAAATGGCTTTGGGACAGTGTTCTTACCCCAAGGCTTAGAGAAGAAATACAACTCGAAGGACTACGGCTGGCAGTGGGTCTTTCCATCGGGGAAATTGTCTGTATGTCCTCAAACTCAACTGGTGAGAAGGTGGCACATCCACGAAACCAATATCCAGAAGGCACTACGCGAGGCGGGAAAGCAAGCAGGACTCAACAAGAACATGCACCCTCACCTACTGCGGCATACCTTTGCTACCTATTTGCTGGAAAAAGGCACTGATATTGTGACTATACAGAAGCTGTTAGGGCATTCTGACATCAGTACCACAGCAATTTACCTGCATGTGGCAAGAACGGGCGGTGCTGGTGTGATCAGTCCATTGGATATGTAG